The following are encoded in a window of Methanobrevibacter ruminantium M1 genomic DNA:
- a CDS encoding lectin like domain-containing protein, whose product MINKKLFFVFLLMVLVIGTISAVSANECANDLTMEISDDNIAIDSSSALEGDDLAIDSSSSDLSNENNINSMNDSVINSNSINSDSINSDSINSDSINPNPNIDDEINNHKDSFLKAVQASKTGTFTELQTKINKASKGSTIYLDKNYLYNDDFKGKYGIVINKSITIDGKGHVIDGLKKSNLIFINDASNVVFKNIIFRKGDGDENGAINLIGSDHIEFNNCSFNYNYGDRGAVFLSGSDYSSFVNCKFNENIGENGGALILADSDYSRLVNCIFFGNEASDGGAVFITYSDYSYFFNCTSEGNSVDYTGGAFYLDYSDNSSFIDCVFDTSSAKDGGAFYLGDCHNSSFINCSYWNNQVDYYGAVCYLDNCYDSSFISCNFTGNSGSNPELDETPSIGGGVFYISESHGLYFTHCNFSENEAKNDGGAIYASDSDVHIDSSVFEENCALCGGALYAMNSDIFIDSSLFESSVGDRGGSIFANKSNVYSKNSSFIQYYEIEDEYVYIPASGAYHLMEGNIGGAIYSLQSVLNISSNKFNNNFGLTSGGDIYSQYSMIYIDDCSFSNSFSNGFGGSLSFNNDYVQITDSSFENCSSRDNGGGGIYSINSILNCSDSDFTNCYSYFGGSICSLNTDLSINNNNFYKSSAEYYGGSIYFLYGTLDINGSLFSNSYGQYGGSIYIRSPQTIKNITNNQFLFSQGIRGPRIYIDQYYGEISNSGNVYTDEYEEKGLFSDYGMGISFESNEGLVPLIHYYPSNESLPSFYDPRGGGDSEDDYEDEDDDSDIAVKDQGIGGNCWAFSGIATLEACLEKVTGEEFGFSEGNAKNLMAISSIYGLNIDTNNGGYDTMFLAYLASWLGPIYEEYDTYNPLSSLSIDLPSVFHILDIDFLAPRKNSLDNDEYKRAIMNNGAVSVTFDWVENKVSNGFHSVSIIGWDDDYDDIDSLGNYAKGAWIFKNSWGYEWGDGGFGYLSYKQKLSEEIAPYMHAYTFSFKENDIGYTDIYQYDFSGLSDFLILNSTNAYYKNKFIAEDNEFLYAFSTYFDKETDFTYSVSINGNVITKTEDGKDILTSIHHSPAGYHTIPLGYNLTLKEGDEFEIIIKLLNDNQNRIPVCQADELYRTSLPSNASFMSLNGKDWIDLSNLASSNEFSSLGIKANTSQVACIKAFTSNWRMNSDSSIVNSKNHSIITSEGTELSQYEICQLKVGSFTRASANETIIIAMSIPEWRNYQDEYENYIEVHINDEFYYVRVNEGVAYLDISFDKIGHYDFKAQFKSNIYSSDIVEFDFEVVKDSIFDVDDLDASNPGTFKELQDIIRNAKNGSIISLDKDYAFSSGDESVVDDYIEINKSLIIDGKGHIIDGSSDSGIFRLSSGDNLTLRNIKFMNADNGAIVSNGNLTVSNCYFISNCASGSSSTSTSSSDSSSTACGGAIYCEGTCFIVNSLFESNSADAGGAVYCEGTCFIVNSYFDSNYADLGGAVCCDGSCYIVNSLFDSNFAVYGGAASIVGNESCEIIDSNFIENEAIYGGAIYLESYCYLLDSSFNYNYANNGGAIYSIADLDIHTTGFNYNEAYKDGGAIYLVNSTSYINEGNFTENSAKERGGAICALEFSNLTIRWAYFMDNSASKYGSAIFSVNALNITDSEVTVSSGKVELICFAYDYASNGQAYGDLYFDENSFYISGAPEIYYFREKIAHKLALDLEFNNIELIRGGGVEISRDLNDDGWEDKINNNMLEICRLVDDDDYMTVLRMKEIEVILINKNNRSDIQKFKIPFNVKLNGYFLNTSSLKYGSYILTGNLSKDLASNCIVKNGTLKVLRKTTLSSLSTFTKVYGNSKNLVVTLKDSSGKAIVGVNIAVKLNGKTIKAKTNSKGQISIAISLKPKTYTAYISFAGNDYYASASKKVKVVVKKANPKLTASKKTFKLRNAKKYTVTLKNNLGKALKNAKVTIKVAGKTYTAKTNAKGQVTFNLKLAKIGKFKAVVSFAGNKLYNGLKKAVVLTVKK is encoded by the coding sequence ATGATAAATAAAAAATTGTTTTTTGTTTTCTTATTAATGGTTCTAGTGATTGGAACCATTTCTGCAGTTAGTGCAAATGAATGCGCTAATGACTTAACGATGGAGATAAGTGATGATAATATAGCTATTGATAGTTCTTCTGCTTTAGAAGGGGATGATTTAGCTATTGATAGTTCTTCTTCAGATTTAAGTAATGAAAATAATATAAATTCTATGAATGATAGTGTAATTAATTCTAATTCTATTAATTCTGATTCTATTAATTCTGATTCTATTAATTCTGATTCTATTAACCCTAATCCTAATATTGATGATGAAATAAATAACCATAAAGATAGCTTTTTAAAGGCTGTACAGGCCTCTAAAACCGGAACATTTACAGAGCTTCAAACTAAGATAAACAAGGCAAGCAAAGGCTCAACAATCTATCTGGATAAGAATTACCTCTATAATGATGACTTTAAAGGCAAATATGGAATAGTGATAAACAAGTCTATCACAATCGATGGAAAAGGCCATGTCATTGACGGTTTAAAGAAATCAAATCTGATTTTCATCAATGATGCTTCAAACGTTGTCTTTAAGAACATAATATTTAGAAAGGGCGACGGGGACGAGAATGGAGCTATAAATCTTATTGGCTCTGATCATATCGAGTTTAACAATTGCAGCTTCAATTATAACTATGGTGATAGGGGTGCTGTATTTTTATCCGGCAGCGATTACTCCTCCTTTGTAAATTGCAAGTTTAATGAGAATATTGGGGAGAACGGCGGAGCTCTTATATTGGCTGATAGTGATTATTCTCGCCTTGTCAACTGTATCTTTTTTGGAAATGAGGCATCTGACGGAGGAGCCGTATTTATAACTTATAGTGATTATTCTTACTTTTTCAACTGTACTTCAGAGGGCAATAGCGTAGATTATACAGGAGGGGCCTTTTATTTGGATTATTCCGATAATTCCTCTTTCATTGATTGCGTATTTGACACTTCCAGCGCTAAGGATGGCGGTGCCTTTTATTTAGGCGATTGCCATAATTCCTCTTTCATTAACTGTAGCTATTGGAATAATCAAGTTGATTATTATGGTGCTGTTTGTTATTTGGACAATTGCTATGACTCCTCTTTCATATCTTGTAATTTCACTGGAAATTCTGGTTCTAACCCTGAATTAGATGAAACACCTTCCATTGGCGGTGGCGTATTTTATATAAGCGAGTCTCACGGCTTGTATTTTACCCATTGTAATTTTTCCGAAAATGAGGCAAAAAATGATGGCGGTGCCATATATGCTTCAGATTCCGATGTTCATATTGATTCCTCTGTATTTGAGGAGAATTGCGCTTTATGCGGAGGTGCCCTTTATGCTATGAACTCTGATATTTTCATTGACTCATCCCTTTTTGAGAGTAGCGTTGGAGATAGGGGAGGTTCAATATTTGCAAATAAGTCTAATGTTTATTCTAAAAACTCCTCTTTTATTCAATACTATGAAATTGAAGATGAATATGTCTATATTCCTGCTTCTGGAGCATATCACCTTATGGAAGGAAATATTGGCGGAGCAATATACTCTCTTCAGTCTGTCTTGAATATTTCTTCTAATAAATTCAATAACAATTTTGGCTTGACTTCAGGGGGAGATATCTATTCCCAATACAGCATGATCTATATAGATGACTGCTCATTTTCAAATTCATTCTCCAATGGATTTGGAGGCTCATTAAGCTTCAACAACGACTATGTCCAAATCACAGATTCCAGCTTTGAAAACTGCAGCTCAAGGGATAACGGCGGAGGTGGAATCTACTCTATAAATTCCATTTTGAATTGCTCTGATTCAGACTTCACCAATTGCTATTCATATTTCGGCGGTTCAATCTGTTCCTTAAACACTGATCTATCCATTAATAACAATAATTTTTACAAAAGCTCTGCTGAATATTATGGCGGATCCATTTATTTCCTTTATGGAACTTTAGACATTAACGGCTCTCTCTTTTCAAATTCATACGGTCAGTATGGAGGCTCCATTTATATAAGAAGTCCTCAGACAATAAAGAACATTACAAATAATCAGTTTCTATTTTCTCAAGGCATAAGAGGCCCAAGGATATATATCGACCAATATTATGGAGAAATCTCCAATAGCGGCAATGTTTATACCGATGAATATGAAGAAAAGGGATTGTTTTCAGATTATGGAATGGGAATTTCTTTTGAAAGCAATGAAGGTTTGGTCCCATTGATTCACTATTACCCTTCAAACGAGTCATTGCCTTCATTCTATGACCCTAGAGGTGGTGGAGATTCAGAAGATGATTATGAAGATGAGGATGATGATTCAGATATAGCTGTTAAAGACCAAGGCATTGGAGGCAACTGTTGGGCATTTTCAGGAATTGCAACCCTTGAGGCATGCCTTGAAAAGGTAACCGGAGAGGAATTCGGCTTTTCAGAGGGCAATGCTAAAAACCTTATGGCCATATCATCCATTTATGGCTTGAACATAGACACAAACAATGGAGGATATGACACAATGTTCCTTGCTTATCTTGCAAGCTGGCTAGGTCCTATCTATGAGGAATATGATACATATAATCCATTATCCTCCCTATCCATAGATCTTCCTTCAGTATTCCACATTCTTGACATTGATTTCTTGGCTCCTCGTAAAAACAGCTTGGATAATGATGAGTACAAAAGGGCGATAATGAATAACGGAGCCGTTTCAGTGACCTTCGATTGGGTGGAAAATAAGGTTTCCAACGGATTCCATTCAGTTTCCATTATAGGATGGGATGATGATTATGATGACATTGACTCCTTAGGAAACTATGCAAAGGGCGCCTGGATATTTAAAAACAGCTGGGGCTATGAATGGGGAGATGGCGGTTTCGGATACCTTTCCTATAAGCAAAAGCTTTCAGAGGAGATAGCTCCATATATGCATGCATATACATTTTCATTTAAGGAAAATGACATTGGATATACTGACATATATCAATATGACTTTTCAGGATTAAGCGATTTCCTGATTTTAAATTCCACAAATGCCTATTATAAGAACAAGTTCATAGCAGAGGACAATGAATTCCTATATGCATTTTCCACATATTTTGATAAGGAGACCGATTTCACCTATTCAGTTTCCATAAATGGCAATGTCATTACAAAAACAGAGGATGGCAAAGACATATTGACTTCTATCCATCATTCTCCGGCTGGATATCATACCATTCCATTAGGCTATAACCTGACCTTGAAGGAGGGGGATGAGTTTGAGATAATCATAAAATTGCTGAATGACAATCAAAACAGGATTCCTGTTTGCCAAGCTGATGAATTGTACAGAACTTCACTGCCTTCAAATGCATCTTTCATGAGTTTAAACGGCAAGGATTGGATTGACTTGAGCAATTTAGCTTCATCCAATGAGTTCTCTTCACTTGGCATCAAGGCAAACACTTCACAAGTAGCTTGCATAAAGGCATTCACTTCCAATTGGAGAATGAATTCGGATTCCTCTATAGTGAACTCTAAGAATCATAGCATAATCACCTCAGAAGGAACAGAGTTAAGCCAATATGAAATATGCCAGCTTAAGGTAGGCTCATTTACAAGGGCTTCAGCCAATGAAACTATCATTATAGCCATGAGCATTCCAGAATGGAGAAATTATCAGGATGAATATGAAAATTATATAGAGGTTCATATCAATGATGAATTCTATTATGTAAGGGTCAATGAGGGAGTTGCCTATTTGGATATCAGCTTTGATAAGATTGGCCATTATGACTTTAAGGCCCAGTTCAAGTCCAATATATACTCATCTGATATTGTAGAGTTTGATTTTGAAGTAGTAAAGGATTCAATCTTTGATGTTGATGATTTGGATGCCTCAAACCCAGGAACTTTCAAGGAACTTCAGGATATAATTAGAAATGCTAAGAACGGTTCCATAATCAGTTTGGATAAGGATTATGCTTTCTCTAGTGGTGATGAGTCTGTTGTTGATGATTATATAGAGATAAATAAATCTCTAATTATTGATGGAAAAGGCCATATAATTGATGGTTCTTCTGATTCAGGCATTTTTAGACTAAGTTCAGGTGATAATCTTACTTTGAGAAACATTAAGTTTATGAATGCAGATAATGGTGCAATAGTTTCTAATGGAAATTTGACAGTTTCTAATTGTTATTTCATTAGTAATTGTGCTTCTGGTTCTAGTTCTACTTCTACTTCCAGTTCTGATTCTAGTTCTACTGCTTGTGGAGGTGCAATTTACTGTGAAGGCACTTGTTTTATAGTGAATTCTCTATTTGAATCTAATTCTGCAGATGCCGGTGGTGCTGTTTACTGTGAAGGCACTTGTTTTATAGTGAATTCTTATTTTGATTCCAATTATGCAGATCTTGGTGGTGCTGTTTGTTGTGATGGCAGCTGTTATATAGTGAATTCTCTATTTGATTCCAATTTTGCAGTTTATGGAGGTGCAGCTTCCATAGTTGGAAATGAATCATGTGAAATTATAGATTCAAACTTTATTGAAAATGAGGCCATCTATGGCGGTGCAATATACTTAGAAAGCTATTGTTATCTTTTAGATTCAAGTTTCAATTATAATTATGCAAACAATGGAGGCGCCATTTATTCTATAGCTGACCTTGACATTCATACCACTGGCTTTAATTACAATGAAGCCTATAAGGATGGAGGTGCAATCTATCTTGTAAACAGCACATCCTATATCAATGAAGGAAATTTCACTGAAAACAGTGCTAAAGAGAGGGGCGGTGCAATATGCGCACTTGAATTCTCAAATCTAACTATTAGATGGGCTTATTTCATGGATAACTCTGCTTCAAAGTATGGAAGTGCAATCTTTTCAGTAAATGCCCTTAACATTACAGATTCTGAAGTGACTGTAAGTTCTGGTAAGGTGGAACTTATCTGCTTTGCTTATGATTATGCTTCAAATGGCCAGGCATATGGAGATTTATACTTTGATGAAAATAGCTTTTATATCAGTGGTGCTCCTGAGATTTACTACTTCAGAGAAAAGATAGCTCATAAATTAGCCTTGGATCTTGAGTTCAATAATATAGAGCTTATCAGAGGAGGAGGCGTTGAGATATCCAGGGACTTGAATGATGATGGCTGGGAGGATAAAATCAATAACAATATGCTTGAGATATGCAGATTGGTTGATGACGATGATTATATGACTGTCCTTAGAATGAAGGAGATAGAAGTGATTCTAATAAACAAGAACAATAGATCTGACATTCAAAAGTTTAAGATTCCATTTAATGTCAAGCTTAATGGCTATTTCCTTAACACTTCTTCATTGAAGTATGGCTCTTATATCCTTACTGGAAATCTTTCTAAGGATCTTGCAAGCAATTGTATTGTAAAGAATGGAACTTTGAAAGTTTTAAGGAAAACTACCCTCTCTTCTCTGTCTACTTTCACTAAAGTTTATGGAAATAGTAAGAATCTTGTAGTTACTTTAAAGGACAGTAGTGGAAAAGCTATAGTTGGTGTTAATATTGCTGTTAAATTGAATGGAAAAACAATTAAAGCAAAGACTAATTCAAAGGGTCAGATTTCCATAGCCATTAGTCTTAAGCCAAAGACATATACTGCATATATCAGCTTTGCAGGCAATGACTATTATGCAAGCGCAAGCAAGAAGGTAAAGGTAGTTGTTAAAAAGGCAAACCCTAAATTGACTGCCTCTAAAAAGACCTTTAAGTTAAGGAATGCTAAAAAGTATACAGTCACTCTTAAGAACAACCTTGGAAAGGCATTGAAGAATGCTAAGGTCACTATTAAGGTGGCTGGAAAGACTTATACCGCTAAGACTAATGCCAAAGGTCAGGTAACATTCAATTTGAAATTGGCTAAAATAGGCAAGTTCAAGGCAGTTGTTAGCTTTGCAGGTAATAAGCTTTATAATGGCTTGAAGAAGGCGGTTGTTTTAACTGTTAAAAAGTAA
- a CDS encoding YdeI/OmpD-associated family protein — MEYENILDLKSSEEFREWMIKNHSSQRECWVNCKRGKADKDELSYVDAAYVALSFGWIDSTYGLIDGKRMQRFSPRRKNSNWSQLNKERCRWLIRNGLMTDSGYESLPDLEEDFIIDSDILDELKKDNETWNNFKNFPDLYKRIRIANIQKEKDREAFDKKLANFIKDTKDNKMKGNWNDDGRLI, encoded by the coding sequence ATGGAATATGAGAATATACTGGACTTGAAGAGCTCTGAAGAGTTTAGGGAGTGGATGATAAAAAACCATTCCAGCCAAAGGGAATGCTGGGTCAACTGCAAAAGGGGAAAGGCCGATAAGGATGAGTTGTCCTATGTCGATGCAGCCTATGTGGCATTGTCATTCGGATGGATCGATTCCACCTATGGGCTGATAGATGGAAAGAGAATGCAAAGATTCTCTCCAAGGAGAAAAAACAGCAATTGGTCTCAGCTTAATAAGGAAAGATGTCGATGGCTTATAAGAAATGGCCTTATGACAGATAGCGGATATGAAAGCCTTCCCGATTTAGAGGAAGATTTTATTATAGATTCAGATATTTTAGATGAATTGAAGAAGGATAATGAGACTTGGAATAATTTTAAGAACTTTCCAGACCTTTATAAAAGAATAAGGATAGCTAATATTCAAAAGGAAAAAGATAGGGAAGCATTTGATAAAAAGTTGGCTAATTTTATTAAGGACACAAAGGACAATAAGATGAAAGGAAACTGGAATGATGATGGAAGGCTTATATGA